One Massilia sp. 9096 genomic window carries:
- the rpoC gene encoding DNA-directed RNA polymerase subunit beta', whose translation MKALLDLFKQVQQNESFDAIKIGLASPEKIRSWSFGEVKKPETINYRTFKPERDGLFCAKIFGPIKDYECLCGKYKRLKHRGVICEKCGVEVTLAKVRRERMGHIELASPTAHIWFLKSLPSRLGMVLDMTLRDIERVLYFEAYVVTDPGMTPLKKSQIMSEDDYAAKYEEYGDDFTAFMGAEGIRELLRSIDIDREAEALRVELKESKSEAKIKKYAKRLKVLEAFQRSGIKPDWMIMEVLPVLPPELRPLVPLDGGRFATSDLNDLYRRVINRNNRLKRLMELRAPEIITRNEKRMLQEAVDSLLDNGRRGKAMTGANKRPLKSLAEMIKGKGGRFRQNLLGKRVDYSGRSVIVVGPQLKLHQCGLPKLMALELFKPFIFNKLELMGLATTIKAAKKLVEQQEPVVWDILEEVIKEHPVMLNRAPTLHRLGIQAFEPVLIEGKAIQLHPLVCAAFNADFDGDQMAVHVPLSIEAQMEARTLMLASNNILFPSNGEPSIVPSQDIVLGLYYASREAINAKGEGMLFPDVSEVIRAYDNKEVELATRITVRIVEFPRNAEGGFDQTLTRYETTVGRAILSEILPKGLPFSVLNRALKKKEISKLINTSFRKCGLRATVVFADKLMQSGFRLATRAGISIAVDDMLIPDVKKGMIATAEAEVKQIEQQYASGLVTAGERYNKVVDIWGKTSDEVGKAMMDQLKVEPVTKRDGTQGTQESFNAIYMMADSGARGSAAQIRQLAGMRGLMAKPDGSIIETPITANFREGLNVLQYFISTHGARKGLADTALKTANSGYLTRRLVDVTQDLVVIEDDCGTTNGTHMKAMVEGGEVIEALRDRILGRVAGNDIVNPETQATLYEAGTLLDEDMVEEIERLGIDEVKVRTPLNCDTRYGLCAKCYGRDLGRGLLVNSGEAVGVVAAQSIGEPGTQLTMRTFHIGGAASRAAVASSVEAKSNGTVRFTATMRYVTNGKGAQIVISRSGEVLITDDHGRERERHKVPYGATLAVQDGLTVKAGTALATWDPLTRPIITEYGGTIKFENVEEGVTVARQVDDVTGLSTLVAIDPKRRGSASKVLRPQVKLLNEEGQEVKIAGTEHAVTIGFQVGALIMVKDGQQASVGEVLARIPTESQKTRDITGGLPRVAELFEARSPKDAGMLAEVTGTVAFGKETKGKQRLEITDMDGNKHEFLITKDKQVLVHDGQVVNKGEMIVDGPADPQDILRLLGIEALARYIVDEVQDVYRLQGVKINDKHIEVIVRQMLRRVQIVEAGDTDYIVGEQVERSELLEENDRVTAAGKLPATYENVLLGITKASLSTDSFISAASFQETTRVLTEAAIMGKRDGLRGLKENVIVGRLIPGGTGLAFHRARKEKEQWEAEERAQLLQQEKANMAAELQAMEDQQQAAASLEQHHGDEE comes from the coding sequence ATGAAAGCACTGCTCGATCTATTCAAGCAAGTTCAGCAAAACGAGAGCTTCGACGCCATCAAGATTGGCCTGGCGTCGCCCGAGAAAATCCGTTCGTGGTCGTTCGGCGAAGTCAAAAAGCCGGAAACCATCAACTACCGTACGTTCAAGCCGGAACGTGACGGCCTGTTCTGCGCAAAAATCTTTGGTCCGATCAAGGACTACGAGTGCCTGTGCGGCAAGTACAAGCGCCTGAAGCACCGCGGCGTGATCTGCGAGAAGTGCGGCGTCGAAGTCACCCTGGCCAAAGTGCGCCGTGAGCGCATGGGCCACATCGAGCTGGCCTCGCCGACCGCCCACATCTGGTTCCTGAAGTCGCTGCCGTCGCGTCTGGGCATGGTCCTGGACATGACCCTGCGCGACATCGAGCGCGTGCTGTACTTCGAAGCGTACGTGGTCACCGATCCGGGCATGACCCCGCTCAAGAAGAGCCAGATCATGTCGGAAGACGACTACGCCGCCAAGTACGAAGAGTACGGCGACGACTTCACCGCATTCATGGGCGCCGAAGGCATCCGTGAACTGCTGCGCTCGATCGACATCGACCGCGAAGCCGAAGCGCTGCGCGTCGAACTGAAAGAGTCGAAGTCGGAAGCGAAGATCAAGAAATACGCCAAGCGCCTGAAAGTGCTCGAGGCATTCCAGCGTTCGGGCATCAAGCCGGACTGGATGATCATGGAAGTGCTCCCGGTTCTGCCGCCGGAGCTGCGTCCGCTCGTCCCGCTGGATGGCGGCCGTTTCGCCACGTCCGACCTGAACGACCTGTATCGCCGCGTCATCAACCGTAACAACCGTCTGAAGCGCCTGATGGAACTGCGCGCTCCGGAAATCATCACGCGCAACGAAAAGCGCATGCTGCAGGAAGCGGTCGACTCGCTGCTGGACAACGGCCGTCGCGGCAAGGCGATGACCGGCGCCAACAAGCGTCCGCTGAAATCGCTGGCCGAGATGATCAAGGGTAAGGGCGGCCGTTTCCGTCAGAACCTGCTGGGCAAGCGCGTCGACTACTCGGGCCGTTCGGTCATCGTGGTGGGTCCGCAGCTGAAACTGCACCAGTGCGGTCTGCCGAAGCTGATGGCGCTGGAACTGTTCAAGCCGTTCATCTTCAACAAGCTGGAACTGATGGGTCTGGCAACGACCATCAAGGCCGCCAAGAAGCTGGTCGAGCAACAGGAACCGGTGGTCTGGGACATCCTGGAAGAAGTCATCAAAGAGCACCCGGTCATGCTGAACCGTGCGCCGACGCTGCACCGTCTGGGTATCCAGGCGTTCGAGCCGGTGCTGATCGAAGGCAAGGCAATCCAGCTGCACCCGCTGGTCTGCGCGGCGTTCAACGCCGACTTCGACGGTGACCAGATGGCAGTCCACGTCCCGCTGTCGATCGAAGCACAGATGGAAGCCCGCACCCTGATGCTGGCTTCGAACAACATCCTGTTCCCGTCGAACGGCGAGCCGTCGATCGTCCCGTCGCAGGATATCGTGCTGGGTCTGTACTACGCGAGCCGCGAAGCGATCAACGCCAAGGGCGAAGGCATGCTGTTCCCGGACGTGTCGGAAGTCATCCGCGCGTACGACAACAAGGAAGTCGAACTGGCGACCCGCATCACCGTGCGTATCGTGGAATTCCCGCGCAACGCCGAAGGCGGCTTCGACCAGACCCTGACCCGCTACGAGACCACGGTCGGCCGTGCGATCCTGTCCGAGATCCTGCCGAAAGGCCTGCCGTTCTCGGTGCTGAACCGCGCGCTGAAGAAGAAGGAAATCTCGAAGCTGATCAACACGTCGTTCCGCAAGTGCGGCCTGCGTGCCACCGTCGTGTTCGCCGACAAGCTGATGCAGTCGGGCTTCCGCCTGGCGACCCGCGCCGGTATCTCGATCGCCGTGGACGACATGCTGATCCCGGACGTCAAGAAGGGCATGATCGCGACCGCCGAAGCCGAAGTGAAGCAGATCGAGCAGCAGTACGCCTCGGGTCTGGTCACCGCCGGCGAGCGTTACAACAAGGTCGTCGACATCTGGGGCAAGACCTCGGACGAAGTCGGCAAGGCGATGATGGACCAGCTGAAAGTCGAGCCGGTCACCAAGCGCGACGGCACCCAGGGCACGCAAGAGTCGTTCAACGCCATTTACATGATGGCCGACTCGGGCGCCCGTGGTTCGGCGGCGCAGATCCGCCAGCTGGCCGGTATGCGCGGCCTGATGGCGAAACCGGACGGTTCGATTATCGAAACGCCGATTACCGCGAACTTCCGCGAAGGCCTGAACGTGTTGCAGTACTTCATCTCGACGCACGGCGCCCGTAAGGGTCTGGCCGACACCGCGCTGAAGACCGCAAACTCGGGTTACCTGACCCGCCGCCTGGTCGACGTGACGCAGGATCTGGTCGTGATCGAGGACGATTGCGGCACCACCAACGGCACGCACATGAAGGCGATGGTCGAAGGCGGTGAAGTCATCGAAGCGCTGCGCGACCGTATCCTGGGCCGCGTTGCCGGTAACGACATCGTGAATCCGGAAACGCAGGCGACCCTGTACGAAGCCGGCACGCTGCTGGACGAAGACATGGTCGAAGAGATCGAGCGTCTGGGCATCGACGAAGTCAAGGTCCGCACTCCGCTGAACTGCGACACCCGTTACGGCCTGTGCGCGAAGTGCTACGGCCGTGACCTGGGCCGCGGCCTGCTGGTCAACAGCGGCGAAGCCGTCGGTGTGGTGGCTGCACAGTCGATCGGTGAGCCGGGTACCCAGCTGACCATGCGTACCTTCCACATCGGTGGTGCGGCATCGCGTGCTGCGGTGGCCTCGTCGGTGGAAGCCAAGTCGAACGGTACGGTTCGCTTCACCGCGACCATGCGTTACGTGACCAACGGCAAGGGCGCCCAGATCGTCATTTCGCGTTCGGGCGAAGTGCTGATCACGGACGACCACGGCCGCGAGCGCGAGCGTCACAAGGTGCCGTACGGCGCGACCCTGGCCGTGCAGGATGGCCTGACCGTCAAGGCAGGTACCGCGCTGGCGACCTGGGACCCGCTGACCCGTCCGATCATCACGGAATACGGCGGCACGATCAAGTTCGAAAACGTGGAAGAGGGCGTCACCGTCGCTCGCCAGGTGGACGACGTGACCGGCCTGTCGACCCTGGTGGCGATCGACCCGAAACGCCGCGGTTCGGCCAGCAAGGTCCTGCGTCCGCAGGTCAAGCTGCTGAACGAAGAAGGCCAGGAAGTCAAGATCGCCGGCACCGAGCACGCCGTGACGATCGGCTTCCAGGTCGGCGCGCTGATCATGGTCAAGGACGGTCAGCAGGCATCGGTGGGTGAAGTGCTGGCACGTATCCCGACCGAATCGCAGAAGACCCGTGACATTACCGGTGGTCTGCCGCGCGTGGCCGAGCTGTTCGAAGCCCGTTCGCCGAAGGATGCCGGCATGCTGGCGGAAGTCACCGGTACGGTGGCGTTCGGTAAAGAGACCAAGGGCAAGCAGCGCCTGGAAATCACCGACATGGACGGCAACAAGCACGAGTTCCTGATCACCAAGGACAAGCAAGTGCTGGTGCACGACGGCCAGGTGGTGAACAAGGGCGAGATGATCGTGGACGGCCCGGCCGATCCGCAAGACATCCTGCGCCTGCTGGGTATCGAAGCGCTGGCGCGTTACATCGTCGACGAAGTGCAGGACGTGTACCGTCTGCAGGGCGTGAAGATCAACGACAAGCACATCGAGGTGATCGTTCGCCAGATGCTGCGCCGTGTCCAGATCGTCGAAGCCGGCGACACCGACTACATCGTCGGCGAGCAGGTCGAGCGTTCGGAACTGCTGGAAGAGAACGACCGCGTGACCGCTGCAGGCAAGCTGCCGGCAACGTACGAGAACGTTCTGCTGGGTATCACCAAGGCATCGCTGTCGACCGATTCGTTCATCTCGGCCGCATCGTTCCAGGAGACCACCCGCGTGCTGACCGAAGCGGCGATCATGGGCAAGCGCGACGGTCTGCGCGGCCTGAAGGAAAACGTGATCGTCGGTCGCCTGATCCCGGGCGGTACCGGCCTGGCGTTCCACCGCGCCCGCAAGGAGAAAGAGCAGTGGGAAGCGGAAGAGCGCGCCCAGCTGCTGCAGCAGGAAAAGGCCAACATGGCCGCCGAGCTGCAAGCGATGGAAGACCAGCAGCAGGCTGCGGCTTCGCTGGAGCAGCATCACGGCGACGAGGAGTGA
- a CDS encoding bifunctional SulP family inorganic anion transporter/carbonic anhydrase: MTTSTLKYDIPAGIVVFLVALPLCLGIALASGAPLFSGIISGIIGGIVVGMVSGSQTSVSGPAAGLAAVVLASITKLGAFEILLVALLIAGVLQLAMGLFRAGFIANYIPSSVIKGLLAAIGVLLILKQVPHVIGYDHTNDGFSFAEGNGENTFSMIAGAFNAIQPGALIVGLVSLLILLYWDKTPLKNVKLLPAPLVVVALGILLNVLFSQFIPGLGIGQTHLVDIPAIDTGNLGAYFHLPDLQHFSNHDVWVVGITIAIVASLETLLNIEAVDKLDPHKRETPPNRELVAQGVGNIAASFLGGLPITSVIVRSSVNIHSNNRTKASAVLHGFLMLASVLVLSPLLNLIPLAALAAILITTGYKLAKLSLFRDMYNKGWSQFLPFVITVAAIVFTDLLMGVLIGLAASIFYILRSNFRTPYSMAQYRMHIGEVISMELPNQVSFLNKATIKSTLWEIPNGSKVLIDARKSDFIDNDILEIIHDFRIVAAERDIKLNIVGLRNEYSLHNPIQFAPALDKETQKNLTHEKVLQLLIDGNKRFMTGCETTKHYLHQVGATAVSQHPMAVIVNCIDSRTSPEIVFDAGLGDLLTVRIAGNVINRDIIGSLEIASKLGAKLIVIKGHSHCGAVGLAAQNVQAHNIGAITGKIRVAVEQCRCSSAHHGADDCKLDLEQVTRQNVENSLAEVIADSEYLRGCIARGEMGLIGAYYDVGTGEVQFGKLVTPETFDDGAAVLSH; the protein is encoded by the coding sequence ATGACTACCTCAACCCTCAAATACGATATCCCTGCCGGCATTGTCGTCTTCCTGGTGGCATTGCCATTATGTCTCGGCATTGCATTGGCCTCTGGTGCACCGTTGTTTTCAGGAATTATCTCTGGCATTATCGGCGGCATTGTCGTCGGCATGGTCAGCGGTTCGCAGACCAGCGTCAGTGGTCCTGCAGCCGGCCTGGCCGCCGTGGTGTTGGCGTCCATTACCAAGTTGGGCGCATTTGAAATCCTGCTGGTGGCCCTGCTGATTGCCGGGGTTCTTCAATTGGCGATGGGGTTATTTCGCGCAGGGTTCATCGCGAACTATATTCCCTCCAGCGTCATCAAGGGGCTGCTCGCCGCCATCGGTGTCTTGCTGATCCTCAAGCAGGTGCCGCACGTGATCGGCTATGACCATACGAACGATGGATTTTCGTTTGCGGAAGGGAATGGCGAAAACACGTTTTCGATGATTGCCGGCGCTTTCAACGCCATCCAGCCGGGCGCACTGATCGTTGGCCTGGTGTCCTTATTGATCCTGCTGTACTGGGACAAAACCCCGTTGAAGAACGTGAAGCTGCTGCCGGCGCCCCTGGTTGTCGTGGCACTCGGCATCCTGCTCAACGTCTTGTTCAGTCAATTCATCCCTGGACTGGGCATCGGCCAGACGCACCTGGTCGACATCCCTGCGATCGACACCGGCAACCTGGGTGCTTATTTCCACTTGCCGGACCTTCAACATTTTTCCAACCACGACGTCTGGGTCGTCGGCATCACGATCGCCATCGTCGCCTCGCTCGAAACCCTGCTGAATATCGAGGCGGTCGACAAGCTCGATCCCCACAAGCGCGAAACCCCGCCGAATCGGGAACTGGTCGCACAAGGTGTGGGCAACATCGCCGCCAGCTTCCTTGGCGGTCTTCCGATTACCTCGGTGATCGTCCGAAGCTCCGTCAACATCCATTCGAATAACAGAACAAAAGCATCGGCCGTGTTGCATGGCTTTCTGATGCTCGCAAGCGTACTCGTCCTGAGTCCATTGCTGAACCTGATTCCCCTGGCGGCGCTGGCAGCGATTCTGATCACAACCGGTTATAAGCTGGCCAAACTGTCGCTGTTCCGTGACATGTACAACAAAGGCTGGTCGCAGTTCCTGCCTTTCGTGATCACCGTTGCGGCAATCGTGTTCACTGATTTGCTCATGGGTGTCCTGATCGGCTTGGCCGCCAGTATCTTCTACATCTTGCGTAGCAACTTCCGCACGCCTTATTCGATGGCGCAATACCGGATGCATATCGGCGAGGTGATCAGCATGGAACTGCCGAATCAGGTGTCGTTCCTGAACAAGGCGACAATCAAGTCGACGCTGTGGGAAATCCCGAATGGCTCGAAAGTCCTGATCGATGCAAGGAAATCGGATTTCATCGACAACGACATCCTCGAGATCATCCACGATTTCCGTATCGTGGCGGCCGAGCGCGATATCAAGCTGAACATCGTCGGCCTGCGCAATGAATATTCCCTGCACAATCCGATTCAGTTTGCACCCGCGTTGGATAAGGAAACGCAGAAAAATCTGACTCACGAAAAGGTTTTGCAGCTGCTAATCGATGGCAACAAGCGCTTCATGACCGGGTGCGAGACGACCAAACACTATTTGCACCAGGTGGGCGCCACCGCCGTCAGCCAGCACCCGATGGCGGTCATCGTCAACTGCATCGATTCCCGCACGTCGCCAGAAATTGTGTTCGATGCCGGGCTGGGCGATTTGCTGACGGTACGCATTGCCGGGAACGTCATCAACCGTGACATCATCGGCAGCCTCGAGATTGCATCCAAACTGGGCGCCAAGTTAATCGTCATTAAAGGGCACTCGCACTGCGGCGCGGTCGGTCTTGCGGCCCAAAATGTGCAAGCCCACAATATCGGTGCGATTACCGGGAAAATCCGGGTGGCGGTCGAACAATGCCGGTGCTCCTCCGCGCACCATGGCGCAGACGATTGCAAGCTCGACCTCGAACAGGTGACGAGGCAGAACGTCGAAAATTCACTCGCCGAAGTCATTGCCGACAGCGAGTATCTGCGCGGATGCATCGCGCGCGGCGAAATGGGATTGATCGGCGCCTATTACGATGTCGGCACAGGGGAAGTCCAGTTCGGCAAGCTGGTCACGCCCGAGACGTTCGATGACGGCGCGGCGGTCTTGTCGCACTAA
- a CDS encoding LysR substrate-binding domain-containing protein, translated as MNNGPALRMAALHGLGVVLQPAILLDADVRAGRLVPLFPEYELPSRPMHVVFLPDRYRSPKLRSFIDFVTARCVDG; from the coding sequence GTGAACAATGGCCCGGCCCTGCGCATGGCGGCCCTGCATGGCCTGGGGGTGGTGCTGCAGCCGGCGATCCTGCTGGACGCCGATGTGCGCGCCGGGCGGCTGGTGCCGCTGTTTCCCGAATACGAATTGCCCAGCCGGCCGATGCACGTGGTGTTTCTGCCGGACCGCTACCGCTCGCCCAAGCTGCGCAGCTTCATCGACTTCGTCACCGCACGCTGCGTCGACGGCTGA
- the sodC gene encoding superoxide dismutase family protein: MPLRSTRTLIACALVSAFTALGSAHAADQLQASMTLVDGTGTGKNIGNVTVAESKGGLVFTPNLTNLPPGTHGFHVHEIGGCGTTEKDGKPVAAGAAGGHFDPASSKHHAGPSGDGHLGDLPPLVVAANGGASTAVTAPRLTKLSDVKGKALMVHAGGDNYSDQPAPLGGGGARIACGVIQ, from the coding sequence ATGCCCCTTCGCTCGACCCGCACCCTGATCGCGTGCGCCCTGGTATCCGCATTCACCGCCCTCGGCAGCGCCCATGCCGCCGACCAGTTGCAAGCCTCGATGACCCTGGTGGACGGCACCGGCACCGGCAAGAACATCGGTAACGTGACCGTTGCCGAATCGAAGGGCGGCCTGGTGTTCACGCCGAACCTGACCAACCTGCCGCCGGGCACGCACGGTTTCCACGTGCACGAGATCGGCGGCTGCGGTACCACCGAAAAGGATGGCAAACCGGTGGCGGCGGGCGCGGCGGGCGGCCACTTCGACCCGGCCTCGTCCAAGCATCACGCCGGTCCGAGCGGAGACGGCCACCTCGGCGACCTGCCGCCGCTGGTCGTCGCCGCCAACGGCGGGGCCAGCACGGCGGTGACCGCGCCGCGCCTGACCAAGCTGTCGGACGTCAAAGGCAAGGCGCTGATGGTGCACGCCGGCGGCGACAATTATTCGGACCAGCCGGCGCCGCTGGGCGGTGGCGGCGCGCGCATCGCCTGCGGCGTGATCCAGTAA